Sequence from the Eleginops maclovinus isolate JMC-PN-2008 ecotype Puerto Natales chromosome 14, JC_Emac_rtc_rv5, whole genome shotgun sequence genome:
ctccaaaatgtacttaagaTGGCACTGGAACGTACTGGGATCACTTTTTATCAACTAAATCATTAAAACTGTCCTATTCACTTTCCTTAAGACTATTTTTGGTAGTTTTCTGATGTTAATGTTACATTTACCAATCAAGGTTTTCCTATTTCAGAGGCTTGAGACACCATTTGCCTCCATTATTACATGTATTCCCCGCTGCTTCTCTAatgcttgtgtttctgttgcaggtCGGGGGAGCGTTCGGTTTGCGCTGCAGCAGCGAGACCGACATGTCCGCCGCCGCGTTGCGCCGCGACGACGCCGGACTGCTATTGGAGCTCCTGACCCCAAGGTCCCGCCCCCGCTCGCCCCTCAATAACTCCTTCAATCCTCTGGGCCGATCAGGAAGCTTACAACGTTCCAGAAAGTCTCCATCCAGCTTGTCTTTTCTCACTGCGGACCGCGAGCTGAGCACGCTCCTGGGGAGGAACAAAGCTTTTCCATCGGCCTCCCCAGAAATCAGAAGTCCAGGACCCTCCATTAAGACATGCAACTTACCCCAAAACCAGCAGCCTCAAGCGGGAACACCGCAAACCGCCTCCTCGCCTCCCAAAAGTGCACAAAACGCCAACCATACAACTGCCAGTTACCTCAGCTTTGATGCTACGCAGACTCGAGTGAACCAAGTAGAAACTACCTCTGATCCGAGCCCGCAGTCcgaccacaacaacaacaacggcaAACATCGACAAGACTTTGGGCCGCATTCGGACTGTCGTGCCGGTTCTAAAGGGGAACCAGCGAAGCAGGAGCTGGATTTTCCTGATCGCAGTGACGAGAAGTTTGATCGATCGATGGGAAACATGTCCGTGGTTTTAGAGAAATGCAAACTGGTGCCTGAACTGAGAGGGTTCGACTCGAGTCGAGTCCAGGAGGATGTGATTCCAGACAACAATAAGAACCCCCAGAAATCTGAAGGTTCTTCgtcacaaagagaggaagaggcggGCCGGGAGGGTAAGGGGGTGGTGTGGTGCGTGACCGGGGTCTGCGAGGCAGCCGAGGATCCAACGAATGCCGACAACGCACAAACAGATCAATGTGGAAGCGACAAGCAACCCACTTCTGACCCCGCCAATCGAATGCCTTCGGAAGCTCAGTCAGCCAATGAGAAGCCAGTGCCTGAACCCATCAGCAGCCAACCGGTGCCTGCCTCACATCCGGCCTCTTCCCCCAGGTGGCGCCCAGTGGATAGCGCCAATAAAGTGCCTGAAGTGGGCAACGACAAGAGAAAAGTGAAGTCAGTGAAGGGTGAACTGGGGAACTCGTCCACTAAGAACCTCCCTACCTCTAAGACTCGTCCAACCGGAAAAAAACAAACCGCCGACAAATCCAACCCGGTGCGCACCCTGACCAACTCGGAGAACTTCAGCATGAGGCGCGTTGTTCCAATCATCCGGACCAAACGCCAAGAGAAACCATCCGGTGTAACCATCCTCAAAAGCTCCTCCTCCTTCCGGAAACCATCGACTGCGCCTTCGTCGCGCCGCCCGAGCGTTGACCAGAAAGACCAGAAAGTTTCCCGAGACCAGAACCAGGACTTGCAGAGGAAACCGTCGATCAGAAAGCCGATGGCGAAACCCAGAGCACCGCCGGAGGAGAAGATATGTCGCTCCACTCTTCGGGCGCTCTCTCAAGCAAGTGGCAGCATCAGCGCTCCGGTCACTCCTTCGCACAAACCCGCCACTCCTTCGTCGTCGCCGCTTCCTGGATTCGCTCGAAACACCGCCGCCTCTTCCTTCAGACAAACCCCGCCTCCTCAGTCGCCCTCGTCTTTCTCTAGAACGGGTTCTCTAAGAGTCAGCGCCACCTCGGCATCCTCCGATTCCCTCAAACCGTCCTCCCCTTTGAGGAGGACTCAGAGCATCAGGGCGCCGCCCGCTCGCTCTCCAATCCACGACCCGGCAGCTCCCCCTAAAGGCCACCGGAGGAACGACAGCGGCACCTTTTCCGAGAAGTCCACACACTCCAGAGACTCGGGGAAACCCAGCCGGCCGACTTGGAGATAACATATGCTGACAGACAAACCAGAAGTGGCTTTGTTTACACGCACAGTAATATTCCAATTATTTACCTAAACAACAATATTCAGAAGAAGACGCAAAATGCTTTTTCCCCAAAAGGTGGATAGGGTCAAAAATAAACGTATAGAAATCAGCATGAAACTTCCCCGGTTGGTTTTTATCATTAAGACAATCATCTTTTGTATGacaagttttctgaaatgtgatatttgaatatgcaaatgaggcattcACTCATGAAATTTGGGCTTTTTGCAGAACAGAAATGTGAACATCGGGTTCAAAATTCTTGTTTCATTTGGTCTAAATATCAGAGTCAAAGGTTTTTACTGAGGGAAGCTCTTTGGATCACTCAGaagtctttttctgcatgttttagGGATAAAGTgagatgagtgtgtgagtgGTGTATGAGCGATGGCTTCTGTAAAGATCTTCACAATACAGAGTGGAGTGGatttctgcagagagaggagaagatctGTTTTGGAGAAAGGAAATAGAAGGTGAAGAAATTTAAGGTTGAAAgtttgagagagaaaaagtcTTATAAATCGGACAAATGTTTAGATATTTAGGCCAAATTTAAGTTAATTTCATAGAAAAAGTTGTAATATTTGGTCTTAAAAATAGTTTGTAAAGATTCAAAGGGAAGTCAGACATTACAGATGAAGAAATCGTGATGTTTTATGAAAGAATagtcaaaataattcaaaaataggGATACAATCTGGTATATTTTGTGCAtgcctctcctcctttccttgGTTGCATCCAATATGAAGCACAAACACCAATAATGCTGCataaattgtcctttttttttacaacaattaATCCAAAGTAACCAGCCACATAACCGGTCATGTATGAGGAATATTAAGGAATAAATGTCTGCATCCTTAAATGTATAATGAGATTAAGAACCTGTCACTCCTGCAGTGTTTCTGGTGAACGACGTGACTGAATCCCagctctgtttctcctcctgatTAAAAACCCTTTATTTTAACGTCTTAAACCTTGATTCTGCACGAACCCGGCTCAGAAATCCCTGTAAATGTGGCCTGATTTAAATAGAAagtgtaatattttattttaaatgaaattgaaatgctAAAAATCACTGAAAATCATGAATTTATACCAACAGTGTCTGGGATATGTGCCAAGTTTGTTTATATGAtgatatttgtatgtttatgtacctatttatgtatgtatgaagctgaaatatatataaatatataatctaTCTGCTaattaataaagtattattCCTTAAACATGCTGCACACTTTTTCTGTTCCCCATAACTCTTTAAAAAATctctgatattttatttattcacttatatttaggtttttgtttaCATTACGTTAGATTGCATTTTCGGTTcttgtgattattatttttaatatataatataatatctCGTCCAGCCACTATTCAAATTACTACAATACAAATACGTCTaggatatatttttttaaaagcttaaaaatTAGAGACGATTCGAGttgacctttcaaaataaaagcattgactaccaaaataaagaagtaataaataaaaaagcatttttatgtGAATAAATCACATGTATGAcatcaaaaatatttgtatttattattatttttatatttctcaaaTACAAATAAGCTCCAAATAATAtatctgctttatttttcataaaacatttttttgtaaaactccttaatgtagattttttttctcccaaaactCGCAAATggacctttcaaaataaaagcatggactACAAAATCACCAAGGGGAGCGTGAGTGGGGTGTGACGTCATCTGCGCGCGCCAAACAAAGCTCCATGTGCAACAGCGAAGAGGCGTTTAGTTTAGTTTGAGTTTGCtaagaaaaaagttttaaaaaaacacaaaaatagagACGTGAAATCCAAGATGAGGAATCTGTTATAGATTTGAACTGAAAATATAGAAGCTATCGgaaagaaatgcattaaaaagaCAAGGGACTTGAGTTTAAGTCCGAAGAAACTGGAGATAAACATCGGGTTTTAAAGGTGAGTTTGACCATTTTTATGTTCTAAAGGACGAATATTTAAGTCAGTTTTGGAAAGATTTAAGGGTTAATTACTCAATACAGGATATATTGTAAACAACACTGAGATACTTCAGAAATACTAACATTAAAGTCCTACATACAGTGGGAAATGAAGTATTTAGATCATTTACTTCCATAGAAGTACTGTGAAAGTATTCCGGTTTATAGAACTTGACtttatagttttacattttagcaGCGTTTTGCTTTTTTACTAAACTAACTCTTCTGTCAGTTTTAGTTCCATTTTGGTGATGCATACTTTTGCCTCCGTTAGGTTTTTCACATACATGACCTTTAACTTTCTGGAATTATAAAGAAGTGTGACAGAGATAattacatttgagaagctgtCCTTTGAAACCCTCCAAATTATTCATACAGTCGGTagtgttttgtacattttttaatcaacttatttattttatttattttcctcttctaaacaaacattttttgggggatttattttcaatatctttattattattattattattattattattattattattattattattattattattattaatgccccttttgttttttaaggatGCTTCTTTGACTGCTGTGTGACGAGCAAATGGACAGAGAGCGCCAAGAAAGGAGagacgaggaagaggaagaggaggagacactAACTCCATctaggagaagagaagaggaagaagaggagatgatgAAGGCAGGTCCCAAAAACAGAGTAGTTATCGGACACACTCCTatctccgcctcctcctccctttcctccttccctttcatctcctcctctctatgccaaggaggaagaggaggaggagaggacgaTGAGGTGAACGTGGCCATCGTCACCATCGAGGACGAATCCTGTCCGTCAGAGCCGTTTGGCATCGCCCACCAGgagacagccaatcagatcgCACGGATTGAGGGTGGGAGAgatgaaaaggaggaagaggagaaggaggagagaaacagtgaggaggaggaggaagaggaggaaatgacGTCGCCATCGCTTTACCTGCAGAGCCAGGTTAGTGCACCAACTACTGATGGTCTGCTATGATTGGTcagccgcttagagatgtcccgccccttagccttttCACATACAATGAActggagagctagccaataggagcgggAGTGTtgtatagtgatgtcacaatgtttcgggagtaaacaaaggagttgtttcaggggagtgtgtgggagagtgtgtgggagagtggGTACTTGTATATCACTACAACCAGCAGGAGGCGACATTGCACAAATGATCTCCttactgtgaacacacacacacacacacacacacacacacacacacacacacacacacacacacacacaatcagtaTTGCATTGTGtgacccctgtgtgtgtgacattcaGGTACCAGCTGAtgacgtctgtgtgtgtggggcctTCAGGTGCCATTGTGTCTCCTGTATTGTCTGCTGTGTAAacaccagctgtgtgtgtgtgagaaagtgtgtgtgtgtgtgtgtgtgtcatccttTTACTCTTAATAATGGAAATTCCTAACAAGTGCGAATTTACAACTgcgtttaaatatattttctatattattattattatttagttgtattacacacacacacacacacacactctcgctctctctctctctctctctctctctctctctgcagtggtAGAGTGTGTATTAAGCACATGTGACAGTACTCTTAAAGTGATGTATTTATACTGCATGatatttgttcaaatgaatGAGTATTTTGGTATTTGTTCATTATAAGTGAGTATTCATGATTTAATATCATGTCCTGCCTTtatataaagacacacacacacacacacacacacacacacacacacacacacacacacacacacacactgacagtaGGTGTGTGCAGGAATGTGCAGCAGTGAGCATTCCTCAGATACCTCCATTGGGATCATGGGATATGAAGTCTCCTCCCATGGGAACTGTTAGCTTGAAACACACTCACTtacttgtatatatttatacacacacacacacacacacacacacacacacacacacacacacactggtacaGGACCACTCAGACATCCTAGCCATGATGGGAAACGCTGTAAGTGTGTAGTTCTCCCTGCGACCACTATAGACAGCGCAGCTATTcaagctggtgtgtgtgtgtgtgtgtgtgtgtgtgtgtgtgtgtgtgtgtgtgtgtgtgtgtgtgtgtgtgtgtgtgtgtgtgtgtgtgtgtgtgtgtgtgtgtgtgtgtgtgtgtgtgtgtgtgtgtgtgtgtgtgtgtgtgtgtgtgtgtgtgtgtgtgtgtgtgattataaAAACTAGGGCACTGATCTTGTTCTGTGATCTAAGAGCAAGCATTTTAGTTCTAGATTACTACACGTATatgagatcacacacacacacacacacacacacacacacacacaggtgtgaaCAGAGGCACATTATAGCTTCAGTGTCTGGTATGTgggcacacacactttttattttatgatatcAACTGACTATTTCCTTGTttgtacacatttatttttagtaaacCATGAATAtgtatatcatatataatataaatagttAACATCATGTAGATAAATATTACACATTGAATACTGAATACATGTTACAGTCCCGGGACATCTTTATACTGTTAGTACTACATATTTCacttgaaatacatttcaaatcaaacacagtCTGAATACTCTTTGACTATATTCTGAATGTCTCTTTGGTTATAAAATATTAGATAAAGTATTTCTTTCAGATTATCTTCACATGTCTTATCGACTGTTCAGTATATTTTTAGTGCGGtgttagtatttttatttaagtaaagaaTCTGAAGACCTCAcgtcaacgtgtgtgtgtgtgtgtgtgtgtgtgtgtgtgtgtgtgtgtgtgtgtgtgtgtgtgtgtgtgtgtgtgtgtgtgtgtgtgtgtgtgtgtgtgtgtgtgtgtgtgtgtgtgtgtgtgtgtgtgtgtgtgtgtgtgtgtgtgtgtgtgtgtgtgtgtgtgtgtgtgtgtgtgtgtgtgtgtgtgtgtgtgtgtgtgtgtgtgtgtgtgtgtgtgtgtgcgtgcaagCAAAGTCACATTCCAGCTCTGGGCAGCGCTCCAGGTCCACCACACCGATCCTGCCTagtcagcaaacacacacacacacacacacacacacacacacattcctggaGCTGCGGTAGGATTCTTGTGCCCGTCAGCAGGTCGGGgtttgaaccggcgaccctctGCTTACAGTTTTCTGTCCTGAATGTTAATTTGTATTCTTTCACATTTGAAACTGAGCGCTCTGTGGGGATGATCGTCTGATGCtgcgatttgattggctgttcgctaatttctttcattcttacttttgaaatgtattttttaattgttatttattaattagtttattatttgttttcttattacATGTCTTTCTTCAGCCTctatacatttatattctacatcatttttattcaaatgtttcctttctttaatgaatacatttctttattttcctatGACTTCCTTGCTCTCTACCTCCCCTCAttcatctcctccctctccttcctcttttctccttcctcttcatctccttcctctttatctccttcctctctcctcctcgctctccttcatctccttccttttcctctcctcatctcctccctctccttcctcttttctctccttcctcttcatctccttcctcctcatcttcttcctcatcatctcctccctcctcatcttcttcctctttatctctttcctctcttctcctctctctcctttctcttttctctccttcctctcatctccttccttttcctctcctcatctcctccctctccttcatctccttccttttcctctcctcatctcctccctctctttcctatccctctccttcttcctctcctcatctccttcctgttcctctccttcctctcctacCTCTCATTGCTCCCTCCTAtccttcctcctttctctccttcctctccctcctctcctctccttcctcttctctgtcttcccctctcctctccttccccttcctctttcctctccctcctccctcctctctcctctcctttctctctttcctctccctcctccctcctctcctcccctctctttcatctccctctccttcctctcctctcaccctGTTGACTCTGATTTGTCTCCAGAGAGATTTCGTTAAATATACATGAGCTCTAAGTCTCTTACATCCCCACAACACACCCTGCATTCattattgacacacacacacacacacacacacacacacacacacacacacacacacacacacacacacacacacacacacactctctctctctctgcagtgtgtttgctTTATAACGCACCTGTTGTTTGCTGCAGTGCTAACCTAACGCTGTTTTTTAGGATGTCCCAAGGCTAGCGTTTATTAGCttctgttagcttctgttagcgTCTGTTAGCTGTTATTgtctgttagcttctgttagcgtctgttagcttctgttagtgtctgttagcttctgttattgtctgttagcttctgttagtgtctgttagtgtctgttattgtctgttagcttctgttagcgtctgttagcttctgttattgtctgttattgtctgttagcttctgttagtgtctgttagtgtctgttattgtctgttagcttctgttagcgtctgttattgtctgttagtgtctgttattgtctgttagcttctgttagtgtctgttagtgtctgttattgtctgttagcttctgttagcgtctgttattgtctgttagcttctgttagcgtctgttagcttctgttattgtctgttattgtctgttagcttctgttagtgtctgttagtgtctgttattgtctgttagcttctgttagtgtctgttagtgtctgttagcgtctgttagtgtctgttattgtctgttagtgtctgttagcttctgttaacttctgttattatctgttattgtctgttagcttctgttagtgtctgttagtgtctgttagtgtctgttattgtctgttagcttctgttagtgtctgttagtgtctgttattatctgttattgtctgttattgtctgttagtgtctgttagcttctgttagcttctgttaacttctgttattatctgttattgtctgttattgtctgttagtgtctgttagtgtctgttagcttctgttagtGTCTGTTATTGTCTGTTAGCTTATGTTAGTGTCTGTTAGTGTCTGTTATTgtctgttagcttctgttagtgtctgttattgtctgttagtgtctgttattgtctgttagtgtctgttagcttctgttagcttctgttagtGTCTGTTAGCTTATGTTAGTGTCTGTTAGTGTCTGTTATTgtctgttagcttctgttagtgtctgttagcttctgttagtGTCTGTTATTGTCTTTAGCGTCTGTTAGTGTCTGTTATTGTCTGTTAGC
This genomic interval carries:
- the LOC134876148 gene encoding FH2 domain-containing protein 1-like is translated as MHVMGSVSPANEREGFVLQDGARFSDGEGNQTVPPPPHPPPPPPPPPPPPLPPPPPLLPGLGDPAGGLKKKKRVRSFFWKTIPEDQVKGRSNLWTQRRVQQQYQIDVQTIEELFGQSDRQSNGKDPPTRGGRTRGSFREAREEVSILDSKRGMNIGIFLKQFKRTNQAVVEDIRHGNSERLGAGPLRELLKLLPEKEEVEKLRGYHGDVSKLSLADSFVHLLIQLPSYSVRIESMLLKEEFPAACEAMRRDVRILRSAARELMCCEELHAVLHLVLQAGNLLNAGGYAGNAVGFKLSSLLSLADTKANKPGMNLLHFVALEAQKIDSKLLEFPQKLIHVQPSARISLETLDAELQYQTSRTRSVEENIQRDTHLLQQLDSFLQSATSSLCSLRLSREQLKQEGSDLLDFFCEDRETFRLDDCFNIFNSFCCRFTQAAKENAEREAKEASRSRRLQELEEQKRHSWAGGEEVGGAFGLRCSSETDMSAAALRRDDAGLLLELLTPRSRPRSPLNNSFNPLGRSGSLQRSRKSPSSLSFLTADRELSTLLGRNKAFPSASPEIRSPGPSIKTCNLPQNQQPQAGTPQTASSPPKSAQNANHTTASYLSFDATQTRVNQVETTSDPSPQSDHNNNNGKHRQDFGPHSDCRAGSKGEPAKQELDFPDRSDEKFDRSMGNMSVVLEKCKLVPELRGFDSSRVQEDVIPDNNKNPQKSEGSSSQREEEAGREGKGVVWCVTGVCEAAEDPTNADNAQTDQCGSDKQPTSDPANRMPSEAQSANEKPVPEPISSQPVPASHPASSPRWRPVDSANKVPEVGNDKRKVKSVKGELGNSSTKNLPTSKTRPTGKKQTADKSNPVRTLTNSENFSMRRVVPIIRTKRQEKPSGVTILKSSSSFRKPSTAPSSRRPSVDQKDQKVSRDQNQDLQRKPSIRKPMAKPRAPPEEKICRSTLRALSQASGSISAPVTPSHKPATPSSSPLPGFARNTAASSFRQTPPPQSPSSFSRTGSLRVSATSASSDSLKPSSPLRRTQSIRAPPARSPIHDPAAPPKGHRRNDSGTFSEKSTHSRDSGKPSRPTWR